From the genome of Geoglobus ahangari, one region includes:
- a CDS encoding DUF473 domain-containing protein produces the protein MRCYIISGISRQVIEEILRGNLRTLELRNVINVATALNTKLGDCVFITTAKNVDLGRGVTGIIAEVEGKEIVSHSTFFARNDYFEECEMTVVRLRVRPKALGRLVQVFRKDLLSPVEGEAIQVDHFLAR, from the coding sequence ATGAGGTGCTACATAATCTCCGGCATATCGAGGCAGGTTATTGAGGAGATTCTGAGGGGAAACCTCAGGACTCTCGAGCTGAGGAACGTCATAAACGTCGCAACCGCGCTCAATACGAAGCTTGGCGACTGCGTGTTCATAACCACAGCCAAGAACGTCGATCTGGGAAGAGGGGTCACGGGAATAATTGCCGAGGTTGAGGGGAAGGAGATCGTTTCGCATTCCACGTTCTTCGCAAGGAACGACTACTTCGAGGAGTGCGAGATGACGGTTGTCAGGCTCAGGGTCAGGCCGAAGGCGCTCGGCAGGCTCGTGCAGGTCTTCAGAAAGGATCTGCTGAGCCCGGTGGAGGGAGAGGCCATACAGGTGGACCATTTCCTCGCAAGGTGA
- a CDS encoding type II/IV secretion system ATPase subunit, with amino-acid sequence MKLKLSLGLRRKKEEEPQEPQEGDEEAVETRDEVEAAGESRFEVVEEYWIEEPHSKIQIVFDPESGEYEYHVIEPVLNDYLYSVFYVVKHSIVEYFQPEVEDRVSHLEENARKLVKEMGLDLSEEEFDTVFYHLKNDFVEYGPITPLMKDRLIEDISCNGYNKPIYIFHRNYQNLRTNITFSEDELDNFVIKLAQMSGKHISIAEPMLDAALPDGSRIQMTLAREVTDHGSTFTIRKFRDEPVTPIDLIAWGTFSVEQMAYLWLCIENKKSLIFAGGTASGKTTSMNAVSLFIPKNSKIVTIEDTREVMLPHENWIPAVTREGGKTIDMYDLLRAALRQRPEYIIVGEVRGKEALTLFQAMSTGHTTYSTLHADSVNGVIHRLENPPINVPRAMIEALDIVSIQAQVFLGRKRVRRNMEIAEIIGVDPHTKIMRTTTVFAWDSTKDEHVMVGSSKALEEIRTLRSWTRKELEQELKTREKVLQYMLDNNIREFREVARIIQTYQIDPEKVVRSLGIQE; translated from the coding sequence ATGAAGCTCAAGCTCAGCCTCGGGCTAAGGAGGAAGAAGGAGGAAGAGCCTCAGGAGCCGCAGGAAGGTGATGAAGAGGCTGTGGAAACTCGGGATGAGGTTGAAGCTGCCGGGGAAAGTAGGTTTGAGGTTGTGGAGGAGTACTGGATAGAGGAGCCGCACTCCAAGATTCAAATCGTCTTCGACCCTGAGAGCGGGGAGTATGAGTACCACGTCATCGAGCCGGTGCTGAACGACTACCTCTACTCCGTCTTTTACGTTGTGAAGCACTCCATCGTCGAGTACTTCCAGCCCGAGGTTGAGGACAGGGTCTCGCACCTCGAGGAGAACGCGAGGAAGCTTGTGAAGGAGATGGGGCTTGATCTCAGCGAGGAGGAGTTTGACACCGTCTTTTACCATCTGAAGAACGACTTCGTCGAGTACGGCCCCATCACCCCCCTCATGAAGGACCGCCTGATAGAAGACATCTCCTGCAACGGCTACAACAAGCCCATCTACATCTTCCACCGCAACTACCAGAACCTGAGAACGAACATCACCTTCAGTGAGGATGAGCTGGACAACTTCGTCATCAAGCTCGCCCAGATGTCTGGAAAGCACATAAGCATAGCCGAGCCCATGCTCGACGCAGCACTTCCAGACGGCTCCAGAATCCAGATGACCTTGGCAAGAGAAGTAACAGACCACGGATCCACCTTCACCATAAGAAAGTTCAGAGATGAACCTGTAACACCAATAGACCTTATCGCCTGGGGAACGTTCAGCGTCGAGCAGATGGCCTACCTCTGGCTCTGCATAGAGAACAAAAAGTCTCTGATCTTCGCCGGAGGAACTGCGAGCGGAAAAACCACCTCCATGAACGCCGTCTCCCTCTTCATCCCCAAGAACTCCAAGATAGTCACCATAGAGGACACGAGGGAGGTCATGCTCCCCCACGAGAACTGGATTCCCGCAGTGACGAGAGAGGGCGGGAAGACCATAGACATGTACGACCTGCTCAGAGCGGCTTTGAGACAGAGGCCCGAGTACATAATAGTCGGTGAGGTCAGAGGTAAGGAAGCACTGACACTCTTCCAGGCAATGAGCACGGGCCACACCACCTACTCAACTCTCCACGCCGACAGCGTTAATGGAGTCATCCACAGGCTGGAAAACCCACCCATAAACGTCCCCAGAGCAATGATAGAAGCCTTAGACATAGTCAGCATCCAGGCCCAGGTCTTCCTGGGCAGGAAGAGGGTGAGGAGGAACATGGAGATCGCAGAGATAATAGGCGTCGACCCCCACACCAAGATCATGAGAACAACAACCGTCTTCGCCTGGGACTCGACCAAGGACGAACACGTGATGGTCGGCAGCTCAAAGGCCCTCGAGGAGATAAGAACCCTGAGAAGCTGGACGAGAAAGGAGCTCGAACAGGAGCTCAAAACCCGCGAAAAAGTCCTCCAGTACATGCTCGACAACAACATCCGCGAGTTCAGAGAGGTAGCGAGAATAATCCAGACCTACCAGATTGATCCCGAGAAGGTGGTGAGGAGCCTTGGTATTCAGGAATGA
- a CDS encoding DMT family transporter, producing MRGELAVLLSAILMGTLPYFIKSLQLSPFSATFYRVSVGLMFVALFMLIRRERPVFGKELALLGVLNTGVVFFYITAITHLSAATAALLLYMAPVYVMVFAMVKGGVTRTSILSLVLGITGLYLLLSPEKELNVGIISGFISGLVYAGAFIMLNRLGKVYSPIQITFSNLLIGVILLAPLFRFEFGDPILTLGLGLIPTAIPFILLSYGMGRVRVEKGPVIALIEPVTAGTVGFLAFHEVLSGVQLFGALLVLCAVFLSLREGS from the coding sequence ATGAGGGGAGAATTAGCGGTACTGCTGTCAGCGATACTGATGGGGACCCTTCCGTACTTCATAAAGTCGCTCCAGCTCTCCCCATTTTCCGCCACGTTCTACAGGGTGAGCGTGGGGTTAATGTTCGTCGCCCTGTTCATGCTCATCAGGAGAGAGAGGCCGGTGTTCGGGAAGGAGCTCGCATTGCTCGGAGTGCTGAACACGGGAGTCGTGTTCTTCTACATAACCGCAATAACCCACCTCAGCGCAGCCACGGCAGCGCTCCTCCTCTACATGGCTCCCGTCTACGTGATGGTCTTCGCGATGGTGAAAGGAGGGGTCACGAGAACCTCCATTCTGTCCCTCGTTCTGGGGATAACAGGTCTGTACCTGCTCCTCAGCCCTGAGAAGGAGCTAAACGTTGGAATAATCTCTGGATTCATCTCCGGGCTCGTCTATGCGGGAGCGTTCATCATGCTCAACAGGCTCGGGAAGGTTTACAGCCCCATTCAGATAACGTTCTCGAACCTTCTCATAGGCGTTATTCTGCTCGCACCCCTCTTCAGGTTTGAGTTCGGAGATCCTATCCTCACCCTCGGCCTCGGCCTGATACCGACGGCCATTCCCTTCATCCTCCTGAGCTACGGGATGGGGAGAGTTAGGGTTGAGAAGGGGCCGGTCATCGCGCTGATAGAGCCGGTCACCGCCGGTACGGTCGGATTTCTCGCGTTCCACGAGGTTCTGAGCGGGGTGCAGCTCTTCGGAGCTCTGCTCGTTTTGTGTGCGGTGTTTCTCTCCCTCAGAGAGGGAAGTTAG
- a CDS encoding type II secretion system F family protein produces the protein MVFRNENTLTKLAYRWFGDRARRNLTNYYELGQKLQQAMINIPPDVYIATQMLFSVIMAVIGLIIGAIIALMVYLFAEIPRFDIYFPEPFLSFWLQYRKIFISAFLAVLIAVLFYMLGQFMFKIYPGYIVSDRKSKIDKLLPNAVTFMYSLSLGGMPLIQIFKSIASYEDVYNELAKEFGRIIMDIEELGEDLRSALTKAMELTPSKNLADLIQGLITIIDSGGDVTGYFRDRADYYLEMARQDQKNFLEFLSLMAESYITAFVAGPLFLIIIQTVMAVMGEGDTNLLYAVVYMIIPVGAFFFAVVIKLISPIESGKAPLIEEKDVIRREIDENVMKKWKSWMTRRKMSPKYLLMNYPYSVFAVSVPLAIAFMIYGFMLYPFTPTINWLFNVDDYIFIAIVIALLPYAIVYQISKRRVNMVLKLTPVFLNRLASMNESGMTVSRAIRTLARTDTSPLKKEIEQIEKDLEWNVSLVDALIRFANRLRTFELTRTIVLLVESLRSTPNVTEVLRISAKDASNAELLRRERIKNMSMYVMIIYISFFVFIGIVYIISSTFLSVLAESTAKMAGGGGFMGMASIDEEFYKAIFMHAAVFQGLFAGLVAGVMGEGDFSSGVKHSLIMVIFAYVLFTMFI, from the coding sequence TTGGTATTCAGGAATGAGAACACCCTCACGAAGCTCGCCTACAGGTGGTTTGGAGACAGGGCGAGGAGGAATCTCACGAACTACTACGAGCTGGGGCAGAAGCTCCAGCAGGCGATGATCAACATACCTCCGGATGTTTACATAGCCACCCAGATGCTTTTCTCAGTCATAATGGCCGTCATCGGCCTGATAATCGGCGCCATCATAGCCCTGATGGTCTACCTCTTTGCCGAGATTCCGAGATTCGACATATACTTCCCGGAGCCTTTCCTGAGCTTCTGGCTCCAGTACAGGAAGATATTCATAAGCGCCTTCCTCGCGGTTCTGATCGCGGTGCTGTTCTACATGCTCGGCCAGTTCATGTTCAAGATATATCCGGGGTACATTGTGAGCGACAGGAAGAGCAAGATAGACAAGCTTCTCCCGAATGCTGTGACGTTCATGTACTCCCTCAGCCTCGGAGGGATGCCCCTCATCCAGATCTTCAAGTCCATAGCGAGCTACGAGGATGTTTACAACGAGCTTGCGAAGGAGTTCGGCAGGATAATTATGGACATTGAGGAGCTGGGAGAGGATCTGAGGTCTGCGCTGACCAAGGCGATGGAGCTCACACCTTCCAAGAACTTGGCCGACCTGATACAGGGGCTCATAACGATCATAGACAGCGGTGGAGACGTGACGGGCTACTTCAGGGACAGGGCAGACTACTACCTCGAGATGGCGAGGCAGGATCAGAAGAACTTCCTCGAGTTCCTGAGCTTAATGGCTGAAAGCTACATAACTGCATTCGTTGCAGGGCCGCTGTTTCTGATTATAATCCAGACGGTCATGGCCGTGATGGGAGAGGGAGACACGAACCTCCTCTACGCGGTCGTCTACATGATAATCCCTGTTGGTGCGTTCTTCTTTGCTGTAGTGATAAAGCTGATCAGTCCGATTGAGTCCGGAAAGGCCCCGCTCATCGAGGAGAAGGATGTGATCAGGAGGGAGATCGACGAGAACGTCATGAAGAAGTGGAAGTCGTGGATGACGCGCAGGAAGATGTCCCCGAAGTACCTCCTCATGAACTACCCCTATTCGGTCTTCGCGGTCTCAGTCCCCCTCGCGATCGCCTTCATGATATACGGGTTCATGCTCTACCCGTTCACCCCGACCATAAACTGGCTCTTCAACGTTGACGACTACATCTTCATAGCCATAGTGATCGCCCTCCTCCCCTACGCGATAGTCTACCAGATCTCCAAGAGGAGAGTCAACATGGTTCTGAAGCTCACTCCGGTGTTCCTCAACAGGCTCGCCTCGATGAACGAGAGCGGCATGACTGTCTCGAGGGCCATCAGAACCCTCGCGAGAACTGACACAAGCCCGCTCAAGAAGGAGATCGAGCAGATCGAGAAGGATCTTGAGTGGAACGTCAGCCTCGTCGACGCGCTCATAAGGTTCGCCAACAGGCTCAGGACGTTCGAGCTGACCAGAACGATAGTTCTGCTCGTTGAATCGCTCAGAAGCACGCCCAACGTCACTGAGGTTCTGAGAATCTCCGCGAAGGACGCGAGCAACGCTGAGCTGCTGCGGAGGGAGAGGATAAAGAACATGTCGATGTACGTGATGATCATCTACATCTCCTTCTTCGTCTTCATAGGTATCGTCTACATAATCTCCTCCACCTTCCTCTCAGTCCTCGCTGAGAGCACCGCGAAGATGGCAGGGGGTGGGGGGTTCATGGGAATGGCGTCGATAGACGAGGAGTTCTACAAGGCGATATTCATGCATGCTGCGGTCTTTCAGGGGCTGTTCGCGGGGCTTGTTGCTGGAGTGATGGGGGAGGGGGACTTCTCGTCAGGCGTCAAGCACTCCCTGATCATGGTCATCTTCGCCTACGTCCTGTTCACGATGTTCATCTAA
- a CDS encoding KaiC domain-containing protein, with translation MSRYYELRELESKAPKLFGIPTGTKLDEMFYRVEREGDKYVKKPLGGIPHLAVMNITGVPDTGKSVFAEQFAVTQASHGYKVLFVTVESPANFLYTALKQKAEAMGADFSKVEENVVVIDAAESDELRENVKALLDTMAYAIKEKKCTNVIIDSITGLYEHKEVMARQIVRQVFNFLKKFRQTGILISQKRSAQASESAEAAGGLAVAHIVDGTIVLDKKLIESRWDANLYGLPLGEVLRTIRIDGCRMTAHDSRTWVFEITDAGLIEIVAPLSEYIKMRSRG, from the coding sequence ATGTCACGATACTATGAGCTAAGGGAACTCGAGTCCAAAGCTCCAAAGCTTTTCGGAATTCCGACCGGCACGAAGCTTGACGAGATGTTCTACAGGGTCGAGAGGGAGGGGGACAAGTACGTGAAAAAACCGCTTGGAGGAATCCCTCACCTCGCGGTGATGAACATAACCGGAGTCCCTGATACCGGCAAGAGCGTGTTTGCGGAACAGTTCGCCGTCACTCAGGCATCTCACGGGTATAAGGTTCTGTTTGTGACCGTTGAAAGTCCAGCGAACTTTCTCTACACCGCGTTGAAGCAGAAGGCCGAGGCGATGGGTGCTGACTTCTCGAAGGTTGAGGAGAATGTGGTCGTGATAGATGCTGCCGAGAGCGACGAGCTCAGGGAGAATGTGAAAGCATTACTCGACACGATGGCTTACGCCATAAAGGAGAAGAAGTGCACCAACGTAATCATAGACAGCATCACCGGCCTTTACGAGCACAAGGAGGTCATGGCGAGGCAGATCGTCAGGCAGGTGTTCAACTTCCTGAAGAAGTTCAGGCAGACCGGCATACTGATCTCCCAGAAGAGGTCAGCTCAAGCTTCCGAGTCTGCGGAGGCTGCCGGCGGACTGGCTGTGGCGCACATTGTGGATGGCACGATAGTTCTGGACAAGAAGCTGATAGAGTCGAGATGGGACGCGAACCTCTACGGACTCCCGCTCGGCGAGGTTCTCAGGACGATAAGAATCGACGGCTGCAGGATGACGGCCCACGACAGCAGGACGTGGGTGTTTGAGATAACCGATGCTGGCTTGATAGAGATTGTGGCACCTCTGAGTGAGTACATCAAGATGAGGTCAAGGGGGTGA
- a CDS encoding Yip1 family protein, whose amino-acid sequence MIEVLSNPKKFFENLDSFGMKVPLLVIFVMAIPSAVIQYEVLKAIKPLLPPEMSQLGDVLPLIGIFSIIPTYIIMLILFLIISGVIHLISGAFGGEGEFRKTATVVGYGLIPYAIVSYIQMAISIYSLSQAGEFASIQEFIAYMTDWNRIASSAIISAAGIVWSIAIWSHGIAIVRKIEFRKALISSAIPALLYLAYTIYTLYSLPNVGSMGGI is encoded by the coding sequence ATGATAGAGGTGCTGTCAAATCCAAAGAAATTCTTCGAAAACCTCGACAGTTTTGGGATGAAGGTGCCCCTGCTCGTGATATTCGTTATGGCAATACCCTCAGCGGTCATACAGTACGAGGTTCTCAAGGCAATAAAGCCTCTCCTCCCGCCGGAGATGTCCCAGCTTGGAGATGTCCTGCCGCTGATAGGCATTTTCTCGATAATACCGACATACATAATCATGCTGATACTCTTCCTCATAATCTCGGGGGTAATCCACCTGATCTCCGGGGCCTTCGGAGGAGAGGGTGAGTTCAGGAAGACCGCCACGGTCGTTGGATACGGGCTGATACCCTACGCAATAGTCTCGTACATCCAGATGGCGATCTCGATCTACAGCCTGAGTCAGGCGGGTGAGTTCGCGAGCATTCAGGAGTTCATAGCCTACATGACCGACTGGAACAGGATCGCCTCCTCGGCCATAATCTCAGCCGCTGGAATCGTGTGGAGCATAGCGATATGGAGCCATGGGATAGCCATAGTGAGAAAAATAGAGTTCAGGAAGGCTCTGATTTCCTCCGCAATACCAGCGCTGCTCTACCTCGCCTACACAATCTACACGCTCTACAGCCTGCCGAACGTGGGAAGCATGGGAGGGATTTAG
- a CDS encoding Mth938-like domain-containing protein → MAIVEEYEFGRIVINGREYREDVIVHRNGVEEGWWRKEGHRVSLDDIKRIMQLNPEVVVFGTGAYGRMRVDEEVRRFLNERSVEVIEDESFSAVRIFESLLRSGRNAVLAIHLTC, encoded by the coding sequence ATGGCCATAGTCGAGGAGTACGAGTTCGGCAGGATAGTCATCAACGGCAGGGAGTACAGGGAGGACGTGATAGTCCACAGAAACGGAGTCGAGGAGGGATGGTGGAGAAAGGAGGGACACAGGGTCAGCCTCGACGACATCAAAAGGATCATGCAGCTCAACCCCGAGGTCGTTGTCTTCGGAACGGGCGCATACGGCAGAATGAGGGTGGACGAGGAGGTCAGGAGGTTTCTGAACGAGAGGAGTGTGGAGGTCATCGAGGACGAGAGCTTCTCGGCGGTCAGGATATTCGAGAGTCTGCTCAGGTCTGGCAGAAATGCTGTCCTCGCCATACACCTCACCTGCTAA
- a CDS encoding proteasome assembly chaperone family protein, whose protein sequence is MDETRIYAEKIDVENPVILTSFPGIGLVGTIATGHFIVELNLEPVGVVESKLLPPIATLNEGIIQPPIRIYQCSEKNFVLIHSDVPIHPSIAYELSSAIIDWATTINAKRIVSLAGLTTFEDKKRVFGAATSKEVLDEIREHVEIFRTGTISGIAGSLLNECFARKFPAFALLGETGGFNPDPRAAAEVINTLNKIYSWDISVEKLIKEAEFIEAQMQKLAEQTQMQETREEYHPMYG, encoded by the coding sequence ATGGATGAAACGAGAATCTACGCTGAGAAGATAGATGTTGAGAACCCAGTCATTCTCACGAGCTTTCCCGGCATAGGACTCGTCGGCACGATAGCCACTGGTCACTTCATCGTGGAGCTCAACCTTGAGCCTGTTGGAGTGGTTGAGTCGAAGCTCCTTCCGCCCATAGCGACCCTCAACGAGGGGATAATCCAGCCTCCCATAAGGATCTACCAGTGCTCCGAGAAGAACTTCGTGCTGATCCACTCTGACGTCCCCATACATCCGAGCATAGCCTACGAGCTGAGCTCGGCAATAATAGACTGGGCAACCACGATAAACGCAAAGAGGATCGTCTCCCTCGCAGGCCTCACCACGTTCGAGGACAAGAAGAGGGTGTTTGGGGCCGCGACGTCAAAAGAGGTGCTCGACGAGATAAGGGAGCACGTGGAAATATTCAGGACGGGGACGATAAGCGGTATAGCCGGAAGTTTGCTTAACGAGTGCTTTGCAAGGAAGTTCCCGGCATTCGCGCTGCTCGGAGAGACTGGTGGGTTCAACCCCGACCCGAGAGCTGCTGCAGAGGTGATAAACACCCTCAACAAGATATACAGCTGGGACATAAGCGTGGAGAAGCTGATAAAGGAGGCGGAGTTCATAGAGGCGCAGATGCAGAAGCTTGCTGAACAGACCCAGATGCAGGAGACAAGGGAGGAGTACCACCCGATGTACGGGTGA
- a CDS encoding DUF5611 family protein, which produces MREYRFKRGYKPTPERLEELIVKYFGSFEKDGDVYVVRYKAIEELRLWLDGKRLKAESRTNPNVDSETAMETLRTYNRFLDELTGYTAKERKKHMMKEVED; this is translated from the coding sequence ATGCGCGAGTACAGGTTCAAGAGGGGTTACAAGCCCACTCCTGAAAGGCTTGAGGAGCTCATAGTCAAGTACTTCGGCAGCTTTGAGAAGGACGGAGACGTTTATGTGGTGAGGTACAAGGCCATCGAGGAGCTCAGACTCTGGCTCGATGGAAAGAGGCTCAAGGCCGAGAGCAGAACGAACCCAAACGTTGACAGCGAGACGGCGATGGAGACCCTGAGAACGTACAACAGGTTTCTGGACGAGCTCACGGGCTACACGGCAAAGGAAAGAAAGAAGCACATGATGAAGGAGGTTGAGGACTAA
- a CDS encoding L-threonylcarbamoyladenylate synthase yields the protein MRVIRVAPERFRDEELEPAADIIRQGGLVAFPTETVYGLGADALNERVVRRIFEAKGRPSDNPLIVHVSSIEEVYRIAKPNRVAEKLMEEFFPGPLTLVMEKREAVPEVTTGGLRTVAVRMPKHRVALKLIELSGTPIAAPSANKSGKPSPTRAEHVMEDFESEIECVIDAGRTEVGLESTVVDTTVYPIEILRPGAITREMLEELFEVRVAGKSDVARSPGMKYRHYSPEADTIVIVGEKRREEIKRLAHRLAGEGRTVGVAAMNGEEFESVAPHVYDLGASLEEFAERLFDALRTLDRFCDVIVVEGVEQKGIGLAIMNRLSKAGRVYRV from the coding sequence GTGAGGGTAATCAGGGTTGCCCCGGAGAGGTTCCGGGACGAGGAGCTCGAGCCGGCTGCAGACATCATAAGGCAGGGAGGGCTTGTAGCGTTCCCAACCGAAACCGTCTACGGCCTTGGGGCAGATGCGCTGAACGAACGGGTTGTGAGGAGGATATTCGAGGCCAAGGGAAGACCGTCTGACAACCCGCTGATAGTCCACGTCTCTAGCATCGAGGAGGTCTACAGAATCGCGAAGCCAAACAGGGTAGCGGAGAAACTCATGGAGGAGTTCTTCCCCGGGCCTCTGACCCTCGTAATGGAGAAGAGAGAAGCTGTGCCGGAAGTGACGACCGGAGGACTGAGAACCGTGGCTGTCAGAATGCCCAAGCACAGAGTAGCTCTGAAGCTGATAGAGCTGTCCGGAACACCCATTGCCGCACCATCGGCCAACAAAAGCGGAAAGCCGAGTCCAACAAGAGCGGAGCATGTGATGGAGGACTTCGAGAGCGAGATTGAGTGTGTCATCGATGCCGGCAGGACTGAAGTTGGACTGGAGTCCACCGTAGTCGACACCACCGTCTACCCTATAGAGATCCTCAGGCCCGGGGCGATAACGAGGGAGATGCTGGAGGAGCTATTTGAGGTGAGGGTGGCCGGGAAGAGCGATGTGGCGAGGAGCCCGGGGATGAAGTACAGGCACTACTCCCCCGAGGCGGACACGATAGTCATCGTTGGGGAGAAAAGGAGGGAGGAGATCAAAAGGCTCGCACACAGGCTTGCCGGAGAGGGGAGGACTGTGGGAGTGGCAGCGATGAACGGGGAGGAGTTCGAGAGCGTTGCCCCACACGTCTACGACCTCGGAGCCAGCCTCGAGGAGTTTGCGGAGAGGCTTTTCGACGCCCTGAGAACTCTCGACAGGTTTTGCGACGTCATAGTCGTCGAGGGGGTGGAGCAGAAGGGAATAGGGCTGGCAATAATGAACAGGCTCTCCAAGGCCGGGAGAGTGTACCGGGTTTAG
- a CDS encoding KaiC associated regulatory domain-containing protein, whose protein sequence is MEVIAKPKGGDVDRMAEKVFMKSIELLGGLRRLVEYRNLTWLPSLAEAAYVVVLKNEALKTYSEIARELGITENTVKSIATADEEKVLEYIRGELEDRPKEHIAGGIAKLAYRKLKESGALDEEEVEMDQDVIETLEIAWAVLVLSRLRGMHFPAGKDELMERLKGIVVKEKGREYRIEELLERIEYPVKSPAELLSAIKRAAA, encoded by the coding sequence ATGGAGGTTATCGCGAAGCCGAAGGGTGGAGATGTGGATAGGATGGCGGAGAAGGTGTTCATGAAGAGCATCGAGCTCCTCGGCGGGTTGAGGAGGCTCGTCGAGTACAGGAATCTAACGTGGCTTCCGTCGCTTGCTGAAGCAGCATACGTTGTGGTTCTGAAGAACGAGGCTCTCAAGACTTACTCCGAGATCGCGAGAGAGCTTGGCATAACTGAGAACACAGTGAAGAGCATAGCCACCGCAGACGAGGAGAAGGTTCTCGAGTACATAAGGGGCGAGCTGGAGGACAGACCGAAGGAGCACATTGCCGGCGGGATAGCCAAGCTCGCGTACAGGAAGCTCAAGGAGAGCGGAGCCCTCGACGAGGAAGAGGTTGAGATGGATCAGGACGTCATCGAGACTCTGGAGATCGCATGGGCAGTGCTTGTGCTCTCAAGGCTGAGGGGCATGCACTTCCCGGCCGGAAAGGATGAGCTGATGGAGAGGCTGAAGGGCATAGTGGTGAAGGAGAAGGGCAGGGAGTACAGGATCGAGGAGCTGCTGGAAAGGATAGAGTATCCGGTTAAAAGTCCGGCGGAGTTGCTTAGTGCGATAAAGCGGGCTGCGGCGTAA
- a CDS encoding type IV pilin, whose amino-acid sequence MRWFRDEKGVSPVIGVILMVAITVILAAVIASFVFGLGSKAPKSAPQAQLTLSDASDTLDTTDQNQTVFKIVHNGGEEIRLDEIKIFVYDTSDNLVSELTYSSSGFTDSQGVLTNSTAVDVVFAPGEIIVFKEDGTGDFDPGTYRVKVLHTLSNNFILDAQVTVN is encoded by the coding sequence ATGAGGTGGTTTAGAGACGAGAAAGGTGTATCGCCTGTGATAGGCGTGATCCTGATGGTGGCCATAACCGTTATACTGGCGGCAGTGATTGCGAGCTTCGTCTTCGGGCTCGGAAGCAAGGCGCCAAAGAGTGCTCCACAGGCACAGCTGACACTTAGCGACGCTTCAGACACACTCGACACCACAGATCAGAACCAGACCGTGTTTAAGATCGTGCACAACGGAGGAGAGGAAATCAGACTCGATGAGATCAAGATATTTGTCTATGACACTTCAGATAACTTGGTCAGCGAACTCACGTATTCGAGCAGTGGGTTCACAGACTCACAGGGAGTTTTAACGAATTCTACTGCAGTTGACGTCGTATTCGCTCCAGGAGAGATAATTGTCTTCAAAGAAGACGGTACTGGTGACTTTGACCCAGGAACATACAGAGTCAAAGTTCTCCACACCCTGAGCAACAACTTCATACTCGACGCGCAAGTGACTGTGAACTAA
- a CDS encoding ArsR family transcriptional regulator encodes MKFDEWISADSPEKAEEYRRRFKMAIANSIRRKILLELDEGSKSVDELLSKLNVGEKVLKYHLDTLEKGSCIRYAGDRVELTEEGRVLAKLVREKM; translated from the coding sequence ATGAAGTTCGATGAATGGATCTCGGCAGACTCACCCGAAAAGGCCGAGGAGTACAGAAGGAGATTCAAGATGGCCATAGCCAACTCGATAAGAAGGAAGATCCTCCTCGAGCTCGATGAGGGAAGCAAAAGCGTTGACGAGCTCCTCTCAAAACTGAACGTTGGGGAGAAGGTCCTGAAGTACCACCTCGACACGCTCGAAAAGGGGTCATGCATAAGGTATGCTGGAGACAGAGTTGAGCTGACTGAGGAGGGCAGGGTTCTTGCAAAGCTGGTGAGGGAGAAGATGTAG